The Peromyscus eremicus chromosome 16_21, PerEre_H2_v1, whole genome shotgun sequence genome includes the window GTGGCTCCCAGTGCTGGTCTGGGACAAGTACAAGAATTTCTGTTGACTGTTAGCTCCCCTTGAATCCCAGTTCAGTGGGAAGTGACATGATTCCAACCCAGGCTGTGATACATACATAACATATTCATGAGAGTGTAGAATAAACCCCAAGTTCTCAAGTGTGGTTGACTGACCTGACTGAGACACTTTGGGGGTAAAACTGAAGTTCCACGATGTAGCATCCCGGCTGTGGTGTGTGAGCCTTCAGTGATGTGCTCACGTCCTTTCCTCCCATGCAGTTTGAGTTCATGATCGAGTCCATCCTCTACGCCCGGGATGCCTGGTTAAAGGAGGGCGGCGTCATCTGGCCGACCACAGCCGCACTGCACTTGGTGCCCTGCAGCGCTGACAAGGACTACCACAGCAAGGTTCTCTTCTGGGACAACGCCTACGAGTTCAACCTCAGTGCACTCAAGTAGGTGTGCGTGACCGCTTGCACGGTTGACCACTGTGTAGCTAGGCTCCTGGCAAGAGGAGAGGAGCTGGGTGGGCAGCCAGTTGATGAGGGTGCCACCTCTGCTTCTGAGAGATAGTCGCGCTAATCTGTGGGAGACAGTCTTTCCTCCTTCATGAATGTTGCACCTTATGCATCCTCCAGTGACCCAGAATGGACTCGGAAACATTGAGATTTGTCTTGTTTCCGTCTCCTTTGCCTTCCCTTGCGCACCCTCCTGACCCCTGAGTTGGTTATGTGTGTGGGAACCTGTTATAGGTGGGGAGTTATAGGTGCCTCCTTCCGCCTTCCCTCCGGTCTCAGCTCTGGCCACAATCTCAGTTCTTGTATTCCTGGAGGGGAATTCACATCAGGACACAGAGCAAGCAAGCAGTCAAGGGTTATTTTAGcctatgcataaataaaaatgggtGGACTGAGGTGGTCTCTTTCCTAGATTAGATGGAGGATTTCTTAGGAGCCATCCTTACCCACAGTGTTACTGTTATAATTAGATGCATTAGATGCAAGAGCAGGTAAAAaaggggctgggtgtggtggcacacgccttcagtctcagcactcaggaaacaggtggatctttaggagtttgaggccagcctgctctacatagcaagttccaggctagccaaagcaacatagtgagactgcACCCCCATCGTCCCCCAAAGAGTATGTACAAGGGTGTAACTTCCCATAAAGTTGAGAAGTttactagaggaaaggacaatgGTGTCATTGCATGTGCTCATCACAGCATGCTGGGAATGGCTCTGTTCCCCATAATCCTGTTCTTCTTTCCTGGTCAGCTTGGCTCTCTCATACTCAGCTGCAAGGGTCTTCTGCCTAGAGGGAGCAACATGCTGCTAATGTGATTCACAGGACCCAGGACCAGTCCCAAGCTGGCAGCTAAACTTGGCATTGCTGCCtcagtggtttaaatgagaatcgCCCCCaggggctcatatatttgaatgtttggtccccagttagtggaactgtttggagaggattaggaggtatggccttgttggagtatctgtggccttgttgaaggaggtgtgtcactggggtgaattttgaggtctcagaagcccaCACTAGACTGTCTCACCCTCTCTTTGTCTGCTGCCTGCTGACCAGGATGTAAACTCTTAGCTACCACTCCATTGCCATGCCTaccagctgccatgctccctgcggTGATGATCATGCattaaccttctgaaactgtaagcaagtccccaattataCGATTCCTTTTATAAGAtaccttggtcatggcatttctcCATGacaatagaagagtaactaaggcATCATCCGTGAGATCTACTGGCTTTACTGGCATGAAGGATGCAAGAACAAAGAGGTTGTGGATTCTTCCTCCATAGTTTGAGAGAGCCACTGAAACCAGGCAGTGTGTGGCAGGGGAGTCCCTACATGAAGGCCTTGggggccattgcatgaagctgtgaatgtGAAGCTTGGATTGCAggggagaccccaagatgttggaagtgccagaacggtgagataTCTGCCTAGTAGAACTGCATTTAGAGAGTGGAACCAGCCTgagatatttatatatattgcAGCAAAACTGGAGGGGTGGAGCCATCTAATCCCTTTGAAGTTAAAGTCTCAGATATTGGACATGGAACTACAGGATTTTGGCATTTGCCCTGCTGTGTTCTGGtgttgctttggtccagtatttcttcaccATGCTCCTTTTCTTCCCATTTGGAATGGTAATGGATATTCCTTGCCATTATTTTGGAAGCATGTAGTTGCTTTTTGACTTTGCAGGGATTTGCAATTGAGAGGTTATGTTGAGGCTCGGAAGGGACTTGGCCTTCAAATAGTGTTGGTACTCTGAAAGACTGCCaggacttctgaagttggactaattgcattttgtgttatgatatggccatgagcctatggaggccaggagtggaatgtggttgtttgaatgagaaatgtccctcacaggctctggtatttgaacacttgctctccagttggtggcactggaGTTggagaggtttaggaggtgtggcctcatcaGAGGAATATGTCTcattggggatgggctttggaAGATTATAGCCTTGCTCCACCTCCACTTACATTTGAAAAATGTGGGCTCCCAGTTTCCTGCTCTGCCTGCCATGCATGCTACATGCTTCCCCACCATGGCAGACTCTTCactcctctggaaccataagctcaaATCGGCTCCTTTTTTCCATAAGTCATGCTTAGTCATGGTGtattatcatagcaacagaaaagtaatacaGCGCCTGCCTCATAACCGTAGGTGTCTTTAAAGATGGGACTGACATGTCTCACAATCTTAAGTTTCTAGATATAATAGAGGAAGTTCATTTGCAATGATGAAGTCTTTAATGGTGTGTGGAACACATGCTAATTCCCAGTGAGCGCTCTGAATTTGTAATGAGCCTTAGCAGATATACCCATGCTGTTCATGGAAGTGCCTCAACATAGTTGATTTCCTGGCCAGCTGGACACCAGTGCACTTCAGCCTTGGATACTGATCCAGGTGATTGCCTAATGAGGCCTTTGACCTATTATAACTGCCTCTGATAGAAGGGTCTAGTTCCTTCCTCTTGAGAACAAGGTAGAGGTCAGGGAAAAGCCCCTTTACCAAGTACAAGAAACTACCTCTGTCTTCCAGGAGGACCAGATCAGCCCAGGCCCCTGCTCATACTTTTGGAGGGTGGGGTACTGGTGGTAAAGCATGGTGCCACaggcacttaaaaaaataaaaggtcaaaataatagaaaaaagcaatataaaagtaTGATGTCTTCCCTAATTAATATATGGAGTCACTGTTCCCTCATCCAGCATCCCAAGGGGAATAGAGAGGGTCCTGTATATTGTGGTTCTACAGTTCATCTGGAAAAACATGGTAAAATCCTATTAACCACCTGGTTGAGGGTTCTTTTGCTGTACCCAGGCAGGAGTCATGGGTAGATAGGCAAGGGAGAGCTCTTCCGGTGCCGGCCTCTGGCAGCTTCCTTTCCCTCGGTGTTTCGCAGCGGTGAATGGTGACGGGAGACAGATGGAAGCAGCAGAAAGTGGTGCCCTCTAGTTTGTAGTCCTGACACGGGCCTCCTGCATAGGGACCCTTAGAGCTCGGCGGCAGCCATTGCTACAGCTCTCAGCCAGAGCCTTGGAAGGCCTGACAGTCAGTGGCGTTTTCCTGGTGGTCAGGGCCTGAAACCTCTCTTCTGTGGATCCTCTGCGCCCTGGCCCCTTGCATAACATGGCTGATGCTGGGACTACCTGAGGACCTGGCTGCTGTATACCCTTGGGGGAGGCCTGTTGAGGATGTTTGGGAGGTGGGACACCTGCCAGCACCTTTGTGGATCTGGTGTCTTCTTCCACGACTGTCTCTTCAGCTGTTGAGCAGTtggctgccttgcttcccacacAGTTTGGCCTGCTGGCCACTCAGCTGTCACCACCACCCACTGTCTTGGCCACTCTCTGCTGTCTCTGTGGCTTGTTGGTGTTACTGAaagttagaggaaaaaaaaaactactcaaATGCAGCCTTTTAATGCTGCATCCATACCAGCAAAGTCAAGTGCAGGAGAGTGTTTAGGCCAATCACAACCATTTGTTTGAACCAATTACAATGCTACCCCTTATCACCAATCAACTGTAGTCATTGAGGTTTGtttagaacaatggttctcaaccttcctaatgctgtgaccctttaatacagttcctcatgtgtggtgaccccaccccaaccataaaattattttgttgctacttcataactgtaattttgctactgttatgaattataatgtaaatatctgatacacaggagATCTGAAAtgcaacccctatgaaagggtcagtGGACCCCAAGGGGtcgccacccacaggttgagaaccactggtttagactaatccattttcttttaaacaccgGTTGTCTCTCTGTGAGCCAACCTGGGGAAGTGTTCCTGCTCCAGCCAGGGTAGAAACGTTCACAGATCATTTAGAGTTCATCTGTGCTTGTATCAGCTTCAAGTCTGCTACAGGATGTTACCAGTAGCTCTAGCTGGCCCAGTCAGCTGTCATCTTCCTGTTGTTTTCTCTACAGGTCCAGATGACTGATGCTGGCAGAAGTGTAGTCTTTTGGTTGTTAAACTTGATAGTGCTTTTgctcaaggaagccagaagagaaagacagagtccAGTAGATACTGGTTAGGGAGTCAAATAGCCCTATCCCCAGTGTCTGTCTAGGGAGGTGAATAACAGAAGTCATTAAATTGGCAGATTTTAACAATGTTTACCTACCCAGTGCCCCAGAGAGAAGTGCATTTCCCTTACCTATCTTCGGAAGGTAAAGACTTTTAAAAGCCATGGTggagaactgggcatggtggcatacacctagcaccctggaggcagaggcaggcagatctctgatctCTGTTAGTTAGGGGCTAGCccggtctacatagcaaattctagaCCTGTCATGGCAGAGTtctaggctagtctggtctacatagcaaattctagaccctgtctcagaaaaacaaacaaacaaacaaacagccatgGTGGAACTATAATAACTAAACAGTGCTGCCCCAGAAGAAGAAAAGCCGATGAACAGGACTCAGGCAGATGAGCAGGACTCCAAGCAAGCAGAGTGCAGACAGCTTAGGATGATAAAGGAGGATCTGAGTTAGAAGGGGTGAGGACCAAGTCTTCACATTCCTCATTGATTAGCCCTTTGGAGGAGTATCTTTACTTTCTCCTTCACGCCAGCCATTAAAACTGTAATCTTTATTAAAAAGATTTGCTTGTTTGCTGTTTTAGGGAGTTACGGCTGTGCATAATTTAAAAACACTGCAGGTGCTATTCCGATATCATGGCGGGCCAATGCAGGTGTGGTGGGGGTGGCGGGCCAGTGCAGGTGTGGTGGGGTGGCGGGCCAGTGCAGGTGTGGTGGGGGGGGCAGGCCAGTGCAGGTGTGGTGGGGTGGCGGGCCAGTGCAGGTGTGGTGGGGGGGCGGGCCAGTGCAGGTGTGGTGGGGGGGCGGGCCAGTGCAGGTGTGGTGGGGGGGCAGGCCAGTGCAGGTGTGGTGGGGGTGGCGGACCAGTGCAGGTGTGGTGGGGGTGGCGGGCCAGTGCAGGTGTGGTGGGGGGGGCAGGCCAGTGCAGGTGTAGTGGGGGTGGCGAGCACCAGTGAGAGGAGGGTTGATGTGGGGGAGTGCATGCACAGGGAGAGTAGGAGTGGCTCTCAGCACCTGTGGGTCCTGCTCTTGGCCTCTTGCTGCACTTCCTTAGCTACAACACACAgggtttcttatttgttttgttttttgtttttttcttcctgagattGAGGCATGAGCACCTGCTCCAGTCCCGCTAGTGTGCATGGAGAATAGCTAGAGATTGGAATGTCTGCTGAGTTCTCTATATAGTAGGAGGTCCACAGAAAGTATTCTGCGGTACAGGTAGCCACACTGCACGCGAATCCTCTGACTAGTCATGATTGGCTTCCGACTGTTCAGGTCCCTATATTTGACATGATAAGGAAGAGCCATTGACTGGCAGGCTCTGAGGGCCGACTAGTGAGGCTCAGCAAGGCTGGACAGCCGTGAGCTCTGCCAGCAGGGGATGATCTTCCAGGCCGGGCCTTCAGTGAGCATTTATTACCCCCACTATATTTAGGCTAGGTCCTTGCCAATGCCTTGAGCCTTTCCTTTAACTTTCCCCATAGGTCTTTGGCAATCAAGGAGTTTTTTTCGAAGCCTAAGTCTAACCATATCTTGAAGCCAGAAGACTGTCTCTCTGAACCATGCACTATCTTGCAGTTGGACATGAGAACTGTGCAGATCTCCGACCTGGAGGTGAGCGACTGACAtgcagcaagtgtgtgtgtgtgtttgggggtggtgTCTGAGTGATGATTGGTACATTAATAAATGAACCGTTATACTTCATTTGATACTATTTTTCCTTCTTATGTTCTGTTTTGCCTTTGTCTTTcagtgttttatatttatatttaatctcTTTACTGTCTTTAGttatttttacattatatttAGTGTTCTTGGCATCCTAAAAACCATACAAATTATATTCCATTTATTGTAGTACAGTAATTGAGTAACAAATTCTTTCAGCTGTTTACAGCCACTATCAATGACAAAATTCTTGACACATTTCCCATGGTTAGAGTTAGGTCCAGTGGCTACTGTGTGGGTGTAGGAGTTTGGGATGGATGTGGTCAGTGGAACCCAAGCTATGTAACACTATCTGCACAATCCAGGGTGGCTTGCTGGGTTGAGGTTAGGGTTGGGGTTGGGACTGGCATTTGCCTGTGGCACCAACATGTTACCCTACGTTTGGGTGCAGACCATGCGTGGTGAGCTGCGATTTGACATTCAAAAAGCTGGTACCCTGCATGGCTTCACAGCTTGGTTCAGTGTGCACTTCCAGAGTCTGGAGGAGGGCCAGCCTCAGCAAGTACTCAGCACAGGCCCACTGCACCCGTAAGTGACCCTACTGGAGGGactgggggaggaggtggggcagggcagggggaTACGGAGTGGATGGAAACAGGTTAGTTCACTGTGTTCCAGGTACCCTTGGCCTGCCATGTGGGGTGGCTCTTGCCTCTGCTTTGGTCATCCTCAGTCAGAATATTAGACTTACTGAAAAGTGTCCCTAGTGTAGAAGTGCATCATAGACTTGGGGCTTTGCCCTGACCTCTCCTAGCCCCTCTTCTCCTAAGCATGGATCAATGCTGTGCCTGGCCTGATGCCGTCCAGCCTCTTACTCTTCTGTAATGGTGGTAGGTTGGACCAGTTGGGTGTGCCCTGCCCTCAGCCCTGTGGCCCCGATCAGGGAGCGGGGAGAATGAACAGGAACATTTGAGGAGTGAGTAGAACCAAAGAGCAGCACAGGCTGGGGTGCTGTATGTTATTGGCACATGCGCTGACATTAGACCACAAGAGCTAGATACAGCACTGAAGCAAAGAAGTGAGCATCCCAGAGCCCGTGACTGCCCGCCTGTAGTGTTACAGTTGACTGGCTCACATGGAACACATCTCTTCCAGAAATGATTGTTTGGCCTGGCTTGGTTGTATGTGCTGCTGATTAACTATGGTGACCCAGCCAGGCATCAACAGCCTAGAAAAGGGCACAGTGACAGAGTGGACTCCTGTCCTCTGGGCCAATATAATCATTTGACCCTGGGCTTCCATCCAGCAGGCCACCCAGGTGAACCTTCCTCACCTGCAACCTGAGCTATCTCTGTACTGTCTTTTTTGCTGCACCTGGAGCAGGGTGTCAGCCCCCTGTGTGGTGGTTTAGACCCCATAAAGACTTAGGATTATAGGGTCAGCTGTGGGAGGGCGGCACTGTGCCTTGTTGAACATGGGGTTAACCTCCATATTCCTGGGTTCCTGGGCAGGACAGTCTGTCAGCACAGAGGACCTTGTTGGGGCTGCCAGGTGAGGCTTATAGATGACTGTCCCTGTCTTACAGCACCACACACTGGAAGCAGACCTTGTTTATGATGGACGACCCTGTCCCAGTCCACACAGGAGACGTGGTCACGGGTTCTGTTGTGTTACAAAGAAATCCGGTGTGGAGAAGGCACATGTCCGTCTCTCTGAGCTGGGCTGTCACTTCTACACTTGACCCCACATCTCAAAGAGTAAGATATTTATTTGTAAAATCATGCATTGTAGGTGCTGGATCTCAGGAAGACCACTCTGGTGGTTACTAAGAACCGTGACAAATCGGTGTCCTCTGCCATGGTTGGCCCTGCCTGTCTTGTATCATGATAATCTTCACACAGGACAAACGTGCTATTTTTAGGTGTCTATAAAAATCTAAATCACGTTTCTCCTTTCATGTAATAGGAGGTTGGAGGTTTAAGAAGGTAAGTGTCAAATGCTCGTGTGGCACAGCTGGTCAGAGTCCTGCACCTGCCTGGGGCCACTACTTGTACTTTTCCTGGAAGAGACGTGTGtgaggtgtggaggtgtggaggaCTAAGTTTTCACATGTGGAATGACATGGGGTGTACAGAGTTGGGTGGGATGTCAGGCCTCAAGTTTCAAGGGCTACTGGAAATTGGAGCTCTGTTTTTGGATACAGGGTTAatgtgggagagaaaagaaaaacaatcaaatggtTTTCTTTTGTGGTAATTTTATATTCAGTGTTAAAATTGTTTGTCATTTAAGGGTGCGCCGGAATGCCATTCCATCCAGTGTTAAATTATGGTGAATTATTtaattgacttctttttttctcctgacTTTACAGGTTGGagaaaaagtctttccaatctGGAGGTGACAGTTAAGCCCTGCTTGGGAGCCGTGGTCATGGTATGCATCTTGGTGGAAGAAGATGCACCTGGCCACCAGCTGTGACATCCATCCGCACCTGTCCCATGCTGACCCCCTTTCCACCTAGCAGGTGACACCGGGCCCTTCACAGATAAGCCTATGGGCTCACTCCTAGCGTTTCTCTTGTAGGCTGTGTATGTAGGTGTTCATCCTATGGTGCCCATCACCTGCCAGTTGTGACAGTGTTCCCAGCTGGGAGTAGCTGTAGATCCCTCAGACACACATTTTAGCCTGTGTATCTGTGACTGTGATGTCCACATGTTGTGTCAGTGGTGTCCCTGAGGTCCTTGCCCAGCTGCTCCACCTGTGGACTGTGGCTTACAGAGCTGTGCTCTTGATAGTTGAACAACCCCTGTGTCCCAGTGTAAGGACTGGTGGTGCCAGTGCGTGCAATGGGCTCTGCATAGGTAGCGCAGCGTGTAACATCGTATGGGTAAATTATATGTGAGACATAGtacatgctcaataaatattttttaatgaacaaaTGTTCCATGTCCTGTTTCTATGCATATACACTGTTTCTCATAAGTATGGTGTGGTGGTCTGagtgaaaatgacccccataggcccataggtaGTGGtcctattgggaggtgtggccttgttggaggaagtgtgtcactgggagtggactttgaggtttcagatgctcaagtgAGGCGTAgggtcactctctcttcctgctgccggctgatccagatatagaactctcagatacctctccagcaccatgtctgcctgcctgccaccatgcttcctgtcatgctgacaatggaccaaacctcagaagccagcctcaattaaatgtttcttttatgagttcccgtggtcatggtgtctcatcccagcaataaaatcctaacgAAGACACATAGGATTACACACTCCCTATTGTCTCGTAAGCTTTCTCAGTATTACCtgtaaatttacatttttttattgttttgatgttGAGTAAAATTTTGTTATAAAGTATACTACTGAAAGTACAGTGAATCTGAGTATACAGATGGCATGCCAGGCATGGGGTGAACACCTTTactctcaacactcaggaggcagaggcaagtggctctcactgagtttgaggccagcttggtctgcttcccgagtttcaggccagccagagctgcatagtgagaccctgtctcaaaaataaaacaaaaacaaaaagcactcaAGTGCACATAGGACATGCACCCAGCTTGAGACACAGCCATCTGCAAAGACTTAATGTCATCCAGCACCACTCAGGC containing:
- the Prmt2 gene encoding protein arginine N-methyltransferase 2 isoform X4, producing the protein MSHRPSQSWYVRAMCVQRSKYQLQEEDPVDYGCEMQLLQDGGQLQLQLQPEEFVAIADYTATDETQLSFLRGEKILILRQTTADWWWGERAGCCGYIPANHLGKQVEEYDPEDTWQDEEYFDSYGTLKLHLEMLADQPRTTKYHSVILQNKESLKDKVILDVGCGTGIISLFCAHHARPKAFEFMIESILYARDAWLKEGGVIWPTTAALHLVPCSADKDYHSKVLFWDNAYEFNLSALKSLAIKEFFSKPKSNHILKPEDCLSEPCTILQLDMRTVQISDLETMRGELRFDIQKAGTLHGFTAWFSVHFQSLEEGQPQQVLSTGPLHPTTHWKQTLFMMDDPVPVHTGDVVTGSVVLQRNPVWRRHMSVSLSWAVTSTLDPTSQRVGEKVFPIWR